A window from Triticum aestivum cultivar Chinese Spring chromosome 6D, IWGSC CS RefSeq v2.1, whole genome shotgun sequence encodes these proteins:
- the LOC123142755 gene encoding protein DMP2-like, with amino-acid sequence MATSSSPSSTAIQITPPTATKDVDDDDEIPAPDTVPPPTATPTMDRVMSGVANLAQLLPTGTVLAYQALSPSFTNHGKCETSNQWLTVALVAVLTVMCLFFSFTDSIVSRDGKLYYGVATPRGFNVFDFSREDESHEWSRDQLRSLHLRPLDFVHSFFAAVLFLTVAFSDVGLQNCFFPDASRNAQELLKNLPLGMAFLSTVVFAIFPTKRKGVGFSDSTPRPKVDHLN; translated from the coding sequence atggcaacttcttcttctccctcgtccACGGCGATCCAGATAACTCCACCGACCGCCACCAAGGACGTTGATGACGACGATGAGATACCAGCCCCTGACACGGTACCACCGCCAACGGCAACCCCTACCATGGACAGGGTCATGTCAGGCGTGGCAAACCTTGCGCAGCTCCTGCCAACGGGCACTGTGCTGGCATACCAGGCGCTAAGCCCGTCCTTTACCAACCACGGCAAGTGCGAGACCTCCAACCAGTGGCTCACCGTGGCGCTGGTCGCCGTCCTCACCGTCATGTGCCTCTTCTTTTCTTTTACCGACAGCATCGTCAGCCGTGACGGAAAGCTCTACTACGGCGTAGCCACTCCGCGCGGCTTCAACGTGTTCGACTTCTCCAGGGAGGACGAGAGCCATGAGTGGAGCAGGGACCAGCTCCGGAGTCTCCACCTCCGGCCGCTGGACTTCGTGCACTCCTTCTTCGCGGCCGTGCTTTTCCTCACAGTGGCGTTCAGTGATGTGGGGCTGCAGAACTGCTTCTTCCCGGACGCCAGCAGGAACGCCCAGGAGCTGCTCAAGAACCTGCCACTCGGCATGGCTTTTCTATCCACCGTTGTGTTCGCCATCTTCCCCACCAAAAGGAAGGGAGTCGGATTCAGCGACTCTACTCCTCGCCCGAAGGTTGATCACTTAAATTAG